The Solibacillus daqui genome has a segment encoding these proteins:
- a CDS encoding DUF871 domain-containing protein codes for MRRLGIAVYPQHSTVQELQNYIQLAHQNGFNRMFTCLMSLTNEQELNKLQQVNVFAKNLGFDISADIAPSVFQELGKTYRDVGYFKEQFHVSALRLDMGFSGQEEAFMSLDESNIKIELNISNGTKYVETILTYEANRDNLLGCHNFYPRKYTALSRQHFLTTSQLFKAQNIRTAAMISSQHGRFGPWEETLYGLPTLEEHRHLPITVQAKDLWNTCLIDDLIIGNMFASEQELQALGKLNRQKLELQVQPATGITPIEETIVFDEYHFNRGDVSEYMIRSTQSRVKFKQEDFPAHTVRPLQMGDVTIDNNEDVRYKGELQIVLKEMPNEGTTNIVGTIVEEEKFLLQHIKPWQSFGFVK; via the coding sequence ATGAGAAGGCTTGGAATTGCTGTTTATCCACAGCATAGCACAGTACAAGAGCTGCAGAACTACATTCAGCTTGCACATCAAAACGGTTTCAATCGAATGTTTACATGCTTGATGTCATTAACAAATGAACAAGAACTGAACAAGCTACAACAAGTCAATGTATTTGCCAAAAATTTGGGCTTTGATATTTCCGCAGATATTGCGCCGTCCGTTTTTCAGGAATTAGGGAAAACGTATCGCGATGTCGGTTATTTTAAAGAACAATTTCATGTATCAGCTTTACGTCTTGATATGGGCTTTAGCGGGCAAGAGGAAGCGTTTATGTCTCTTGATGAAAGTAATATTAAAATAGAATTAAATATTAGTAATGGAACGAAGTATGTTGAAACGATTTTGACATACGAGGCAAATCGAGATAATTTATTGGGCTGTCATAATTTTTATCCAAGAAAATATACAGCACTTTCTCGTCAGCACTTTTTGACAACATCGCAACTATTTAAAGCGCAAAATATTCGTACAGCTGCAATGATTAGCTCGCAACACGGGAGGTTTGGACCGTGGGAAGAGACGCTGTATGGCCTGCCAACGTTGGAGGAACACCGTCATTTACCAATCACTGTACAGGCGAAGGATTTGTGGAATACCTGCTTAATAGATGATTTAATTATTGGCAATATGTTTGCTTCTGAGCAGGAATTGCAAGCACTTGGCAAATTAAATCGTCAAAAACTAGAGCTGCAAGTCCAACCTGCAACAGGTATCACACCTATCGAGGAAACAATTGTGTTTGATGAGTACCATTTTAATCGTGGTGATGTGTCAGAATATATGATTCGTAGCACACAATCACGTGTAAAATTTAAGCAGGAAGACTTTCCGGCGCATACGGTTCGACCATTACAAATGGGCGATGTGACAATCGATAACAATGAGGATGTTCGCTATAAAGGCGAGCTACAAATTGTCCTAAAAGAAATGCCAAATGAAGGGACAACAAACATTGTTGGAACAATAGTTGAGGAGGAAAAATTTCTACTCCAACATATTAAGCCATGGCAATCGTTTGGTTTTGTAAAATAA
- a CDS encoding PTS sugar transporter subunit IIC yields the protein MFKFLEEKFVPVAARIGNQRHLIAVRDGFIAIMPLTIAGSLAVLVNNLPIDLYQNMMNAVFGDGNWKQWGGNVWSATFAMMSILLAFTIAYNLAKGYGKDSLAAGVMGLAAYMTFGTFGEGGLTGLTTGTGGIFIAIIISLLASELFCRLSGNSKLLIKMPDGVPPAVSKSFASLLPVIITISIFALVRTIITVTLEMPDIIGSFYAAVQEPFMGLTNTWTAGLILAFIPAFLWTLGVHGANIIDPFMQTINADAIAKNVTALQAGEAAPYIINKPFFDAFVNMGGSGTTIALIIAIFIFARKNKQYSTVGKLSAAPGLFNINEPLLFGLPIVLNPILFIPFILTPMVNVSIAYFVTKLGLVPVATVVAPWTIPPVLNGLLVTQHWSGAVLSLVLIVISVLIYLPFIAMANRMSVKNSEQKVD from the coding sequence ATGTTCAAATTTTTAGAAGAAAAATTTGTGCCAGTAGCAGCAAGAATTGGAAATCAGCGTCATTTAATTGCAGTACGTGATGGCTTTATCGCGATTATGCCGCTGACAATTGCAGGTTCACTCGCAGTATTAGTTAATAATTTACCAATTGATTTGTATCAAAACATGATGAATGCCGTGTTTGGTGATGGCAATTGGAAGCAATGGGGTGGAAATGTTTGGAGCGCTACCTTCGCAATGATGTCCATTTTACTTGCATTTACAATCGCTTATAATTTGGCGAAGGGGTATGGTAAAGATAGCTTAGCGGCAGGGGTAATGGGACTTGCCGCATACATGACATTTGGTACATTCGGTGAAGGTGGATTAACAGGCTTAACAACAGGTACAGGCGGAATATTTATTGCCATTATTATATCTTTACTTGCTTCTGAGTTGTTTTGTCGATTATCTGGAAATAGCAAACTGTTAATTAAAATGCCAGATGGTGTACCACCAGCAGTATCGAAATCATTTGCATCATTATTACCAGTAATTATTACAATTAGTATTTTTGCTCTTGTTCGCACAATTATTACAGTAACTTTAGAAATGCCAGATATTATTGGGTCGTTTTATGCAGCGGTGCAAGAGCCGTTCATGGGCTTAACGAATACTTGGACAGCAGGATTAATCCTTGCATTTATTCCAGCGTTTTTATGGACATTAGGTGTGCACGGTGCAAATATTATTGACCCGTTCATGCAAACTATTAATGCAGACGCGATTGCAAAGAACGTAACAGCACTACAAGCGGGAGAAGCAGCACCTTATATTATTAACAAACCATTCTTTGATGCATTCGTTAATATGGGTGGTTCTGGAACGACAATCGCCTTAATTATCGCAATATTCATATTTGCAAGAAAGAACAAACAATACAGTACGGTCGGAAAGCTCTCCGCAGCACCAGGTCTATTCAATATTAATGAACCGTTACTATTCGGACTTCCGATTGTATTAAATCCAATTTTATTTATTCCGTTTATTTTAACGCCGATGGTCAATGTATCGATTGCGTACTTCGTTACAAAATTGGGGCTGGTCCCTGTAGCAACAGTTGTTGCGCCTTGGACAATACCTCCAGTTTTAAATGGTTTATTAGTAACTCAGCATTGGAGTGGCGCGGTATTAAGTTTAGTGCTCATCGTAATTTCGGTGTTAATCTATTTACCATTTATCGCAATGGCGAATCGTATGTCAGTGAAAAATAGCGAGCAAAAAGTGGATTAG
- a CDS encoding PTS lactose/cellobiose transporter subunit IIA: MLQAVMGLIVHSGNTKSECMEALKLAKTGKITEAKEKINLANEALINAHHSQTGLLTKEASGEKIELTMLLIHAQDHLMNAITFRDLAIEMVELYERLGGNTI, translated from the coding sequence ATGTTACAAGCAGTGATGGGGTTAATTGTGCATAGTGGAAATACGAAAAGTGAATGTATGGAAGCATTGAAGCTTGCCAAAACAGGAAAGATTACTGAGGCAAAAGAAAAAATAAACTTAGCAAATGAAGCGCTTATCAATGCCCATCATTCGCAAACGGGGTTACTGACAAAAGAAGCAAGTGGGGAAAAAATCGAACTGACAATGCTATTAATTCATGCGCAAGACCATTTGATGAATGCGATTACATTTAGAGATTTAGCAATTGAAATGGTTGAACTTTACGAACGTCTAGGGGGAAATACCATCTAG
- a CDS encoding PTS sugar transporter subunit IIB, translating into MKNIMLVCVAGMSTSLLVSKMQKVAQEKNVDAHIFAVAENEVDKVLANEDVHVLLLGPQVRYLKSTFEEKYRDHNIPIDTIAMVDYGMMNGDNVLNHALKLIG; encoded by the coding sequence ATGAAGAATATTATGTTAGTTTGTGTAGCTGGTATGAGTACTAGTTTACTTGTTTCAAAAATGCAAAAAGTAGCACAGGAGAAAAATGTGGATGCACATATTTTTGCAGTTGCTGAAAATGAAGTAGATAAAGTTTTAGCAAATGAGGATGTGCACGTATTATTGCTAGGTCCTCAAGTTCGTTATTTAAAATCTACATTTGAAGAGAAGTATAGGGACCACAACATTCCGATTGATACAATTGCGATGGTCGATTACGGCATGATGAATGGTGACAATGTATTAAATCACGCATTAAAGCTTATTGGATAG
- a CDS encoding GNAT family N-acetyltransferase, producing MEIKKVPPSDYEQIYRLRDYSFPSVYEGDKKEDFKFWVASSETLGAYEENQLIGQLLVLPLNMTVHGVNMSMGGIGFVATYPEHRNKGVMKQLMQQALVSMRQKGQLVSVLAPYSVSFYRYFGWELFVDKVHYIVPRTAFPDFGKQRDDVKRFSFSVVDTALFSDVMQFHNELCAKKNGAMLRDAAWWKRIERRQPTSHFAVVYELQEVIGYIRYTIDQLTFEVQDFLVKNYYAQQALWRFMTAHAASIEKICGVTSLDEQMGFLFQEPQYKRELTRDVMARIVDVEKFLQQYNWRELDASLYVQITDPFCEWNEAIYEINKYGKIAKVDEENVNKEHILELTINHLSTLLLGYITMERLVYLTNVTCTEEVIRQWERAIPYQVPTFYEYF from the coding sequence TTGGAAATCAAAAAAGTACCACCTTCCGACTATGAACAAATTTATCGCTTACGTGATTATAGCTTTCCGAGTGTTTATGAAGGCGACAAAAAAGAAGATTTTAAATTTTGGGTAGCAAGTAGTGAGACGCTTGGTGCATATGAGGAAAACCAATTAATCGGTCAATTATTAGTGCTGCCGTTAAATATGACGGTCCATGGGGTTAATATGTCCATGGGGGGAATTGGCTTCGTTGCAACGTATCCAGAGCATCGAAATAAAGGTGTAATGAAGCAATTAATGCAACAAGCATTAGTAAGCATGCGGCAAAAGGGACAGCTTGTTTCCGTATTAGCACCCTATTCTGTTTCTTTTTATCGTTATTTTGGCTGGGAACTGTTTGTTGATAAGGTTCACTATATAGTTCCACGCACGGCATTTCCTGACTTTGGCAAGCAACGAGATGATGTCAAACGTTTTAGCTTTTCTGTAGTAGATACAGCGCTTTTTAGTGATGTAATGCAGTTTCATAATGAATTGTGTGCGAAGAAAAATGGTGCGATGCTACGTGATGCAGCCTGGTGGAAGCGAATAGAACGACGTCAACCTACAAGTCATTTTGCGGTTGTTTATGAGCTGCAAGAAGTGATCGGCTATATTCGTTATACAATCGATCAATTAACATTTGAAGTACAAGATTTTCTTGTGAAGAATTATTATGCCCAACAAGCTTTATGGCGTTTTATGACTGCGCATGCAGCAAGTATAGAAAAAATATGTGGAGTGACCTCTCTCGATGAGCAGATGGGCTTTTTATTCCAAGAACCTCAGTATAAGCGTGAACTGACGCGCGATGTCATGGCTCGAATTGTTGATGTGGAGAAATTTTTGCAACAATATAATTGGAGAGAGCTTGATGCAAGTTTATATGTGCAAATTACTGATCCATTTTGTGAATGGAATGAAGCGATTTATGAAATAAATAAATACGGAAAAATTGCAAAAGTCGATGAAGAAAACGTGAATAAGGAGCATATATTGGAGCTAACCATCAATCACCTTTCTACTTTGTTGCTTGGGTATATAACGATGGAACGTTTAGTCTATTTAACAAATGTTACGTGTACAGAGGAAGTTATCCGTCAGTGGGAAAGAGCTATTCCATATCAAGTACCAACTTTTTATGAATATTTTTGA
- the ptsP gene encoding phosphoenolpyruvate--protein phosphotransferase, with protein MLALRGIPVSNGAAIAKAYCLVEPDLTFSKKQNQNNDEEIIRFNEAISHAKSEIERIQAAATQKYGEDKGAIFGAHLLVLQDPELITMVVGKIKDGMNAEYALDETAQFFIHMFEDLNNDYMKERAADIRDVSKRVLAHLLGIVLPDYSRLKEDVIIVAKDLTPSMTTQLDPTHVKGFITDIGGKTSHTAILARTIGIPAIVGVRSATLDIKHGDVLIIDGSSGEIIIHPDDDRIAKYKQIKQQQKLFKQQLEKYRELKSVSKDGHFVELAGNIGGPQDVAAVLAVGGEGIGLFRTEFLYMDRMDLPSEEEQFTAYKEVLEALNGKPVVVRTLDIGGDKNLPYLKLPTEMNPFLGYRAIRLCLDHQELFRTQLRALLRASVFGNLKIMFPMIATLDEFRKAKELLFEEKEKLRVEGIPVEEEIEIGLMIEIPSAAIIADLFAKEADFLSIGTNDLIQYTLAADRMNENVSDLYQPYHPAILRLVKMIIDAGHNEGKWVGMCGEMAGDWVAIPILLALGLDEFSMSASSILPVRSQLATLSKEQLVPHVQNLLQLTTAQQVEQAVIDILK; from the coding sequence ATGCTAGCGTTAAGAGGGATTCCTGTTTCAAACGGTGCAGCAATTGCAAAGGCTTATTGTTTAGTAGAGCCTGATTTAACCTTTTCAAAAAAGCAAAATCAAAATAATGATGAAGAAATCATACGTTTCAACGAAGCAATTAGTCATGCTAAAAGTGAAATTGAACGAATTCAAGCTGCAGCTACGCAAAAGTATGGAGAAGACAAAGGAGCTATTTTTGGTGCGCATCTACTTGTTTTACAAGATCCTGAATTGATTACTATGGTAGTAGGGAAAATTAAAGATGGTATGAATGCAGAATATGCTTTAGATGAAACGGCACAATTTTTCATACACATGTTTGAAGATTTGAATAATGACTATATGAAGGAGCGTGCTGCGGATATTCGCGATGTATCAAAGCGGGTATTGGCTCATTTATTAGGCATAGTGCTACCAGATTATAGTCGTCTTAAAGAAGATGTCATTATTGTAGCGAAGGATTTAACACCTTCCATGACAACTCAGTTGGATCCGACTCATGTAAAGGGATTTATTACGGATATTGGTGGAAAAACATCACATACAGCTATTTTAGCAAGAACGATAGGTATCCCAGCAATTGTGGGGGTTAGAAGTGCCACATTGGATATTAAGCATGGAGATGTATTAATTATCGATGGTTCCTCTGGAGAAATTATTATTCATCCAGATGATGACCGTATTGCAAAATACAAGCAAATAAAACAACAGCAAAAGCTATTCAAGCAACAATTAGAAAAATATCGTGAGTTAAAAAGTGTATCAAAGGATGGCCATTTCGTAGAACTTGCAGGGAATATTGGCGGGCCACAAGATGTTGCAGCCGTATTAGCTGTTGGTGGCGAGGGCATAGGTCTTTTTCGAACGGAATTTCTTTATATGGACCGAATGGATTTACCGAGTGAGGAAGAGCAATTCACAGCTTATAAGGAGGTTCTAGAAGCGTTAAATGGCAAGCCTGTAGTCGTTCGTACACTTGATATTGGCGGGGATAAAAATCTGCCTTATTTGAAATTACCAACGGAGATGAACCCATTTTTAGGCTATCGTGCGATTCGTCTTTGTTTGGATCATCAAGAGCTATTCCGTACACAATTACGAGCATTACTGCGCGCCAGTGTGTTTGGTAATTTAAAAATTATGTTTCCGATGATCGCTACACTAGATGAGTTTCGTAAGGCTAAGGAATTGTTATTCGAGGAAAAGGAAAAGCTCCGTGTAGAGGGCATTCCAGTAGAGGAAGAAATAGAAATTGGCCTGATGATTGAAATTCCGTCAGCTGCAATTATTGCGGACTTATTTGCCAAAGAGGCAGATTTTTTATCAATCGGCACAAATGATTTAATTCAATACACCTTAGCTGCGGATCGCATGAATGAAAATGTATCGGATTTATATCAGCCGTATCATCCAGCCATTTTGCGTTTAGTAAAAATGATTATTGATGCTGGCCATAACGAAGGTAAATGGGTAGGGATGTGCGGTGAAATGGCAGGGGATTGGGTAGCCATTCCAATTTTACTTGCACTTGGTTTAGATGAATTTTCGATGAGCGCGTCATCTATTTTACCGGTACGTAGTCAGCTTGCGACTTTAAGTAAAGAACAGCTCGTTCCGCATGTACAAAATTTACTACAATTAACTACTGCACAGCAAGTTGAACAAGCTGTAATAGATATATTGAAATAA
- a CDS encoding HPr family phosphocarrier protein — translation MMEKTFKITAPEGLHARPAALLVSTATPFLADLTLHFNGKSANLKSIMGVMAQGVVTGSTIVISAQGSDEAEALQVIGDVIVSKGIGEEC, via the coding sequence ATTATGGAAAAAACATTTAAAATTACTGCACCAGAAGGGCTTCATGCAAGACCTGCCGCATTACTTGTATCGACGGCAACTCCATTTTTAGCGGACCTTACATTACACTTTAATGGAAAATCAGCAAACTTAAAGTCGATAATGGGCGTTATGGCGCAAGGGGTTGTTACTGGAAGTACAATCGTTATTTCAGCACAAGGCAGTGATGAGGCAGAGGCATTACAGGTGATTGGCGATGTAATTGTGTCGAAAGGAATTGGAGAAGAATGCTAG
- a CDS encoding GntR family transcriptional regulator: MNTKIDKNSRIPIYGQIEEIIKQKIYLKIYKIGENIPSERELSVQFDVSRMTVRQAITNLVNNGLLYREKGRGTYVANPKLEQPLTGLRSFTEDMLARGMKPSSKIIRFEKIIPSLDVINDLFLESGDEVFYVVRIRSANDKPMGIERAYIPVKLIPNLDEQKILGSFYQLIEAKFPQKIGNAVQQIEASIVTKEESKLLKISPTSAVLNIKRISYLSDGFPFEMVESTYRADSYKFISEIKR, from the coding sequence ATGAATACAAAAATCGATAAAAATTCTCGAATACCGATTTACGGTCAAATCGAAGAAATTATTAAACAAAAGATTTATTTAAAGATTTATAAAATTGGTGAAAATATTCCTTCTGAACGAGAGCTATCGGTTCAATTTGATGTAAGCCGAATGACTGTTAGGCAGGCAATTACAAACTTAGTAAATAACGGTCTATTATATCGTGAAAAAGGGCGAGGGACTTATGTAGCCAATCCTAAACTAGAGCAACCACTTACAGGACTTCGGAGCTTTACAGAGGATATGCTGGCACGTGGTATGAAGCCAAGTAGCAAAATCATCCGATTTGAAAAAATAATCCCATCACTCGATGTTATAAATGATTTATTTTTGGAGTCTGGGGATGAGGTTTTTTATGTTGTGCGTATACGAAGTGCCAATGATAAACCAATGGGGATCGAGCGAGCCTATATTCCCGTTAAGCTCATACCTAATTTAGATGAACAAAAAATATTGGGCTCTTTTTATCAGCTGATTGAAGCAAAGTTTCCACAAAAAATAGGCAATGCTGTGCAGCAAATTGAGGCATCTATTGTGACAAAGGAGGAAAGTAAGCTATTAAAAATAAGTCCAACTTCTGCTGTGTTAAATATTAAACGAATTAGTTATTTGAGCGATGGCTTCCCATTTGAAATGGTAGAGAGTACGTACCGAGCAGATAGCTATAAATTTATTAGTGAAATAAAAAGGTGA
- a CDS encoding amidohydrolase family protein, with translation MSSSNAAQQLQETTKGRIAVGYEADLILVDSEVTVCKTIRQGKVVYEKSNMEMNEDEYKNR, from the coding sequence ATGTCCTCATCCAATGCAGCGCAGCAACTACAAGAAACAACTAAGGGGCGCATTGCTGTTGGCTATGAAGCCGATTTAATATTAGTAGACAGCGAAGTAACTGTTTGTAAAACCATTCGTCAAGGAAAGGTCGTCTATGAAAAATCTAACATGGAGATGAATGAAGATGAATACAAAAATCGATAA
- a CDS encoding DeoR family transcriptional regulator encodes MKPTTDRMLNRIKDVYMFILNKGEVTTQDLVEEFNITPRTIQRDLNVLAFNDLVMSPSRGKWTTTKKKVKMTS; translated from the coding sequence ATGAAACCAACTACTGACAGAATGCTTAATCGTATTAAAGACGTGTATATGTTTATCCTCAACAAAGGAGAAGTGACTACACAGGATTTAGTCGAAGAGTTCAACATCACTCCTCGCACCATTCAAAGAGATTTGAATGTGTTAGCCTTCAATGACTTGGTAATGAGCCCAAGTCGAGGTAAATGGACAACGACGAAGAAAAAAGTTAAAATGACATCTTAG
- a CDS encoding pseudouridine synthase, giving the protein MRLDKLLANMGYGSRKEVKVLLKQKAVTVDGEVVKDSAMHVDPEKQNVSVFGERVEYIEFIYVMMNKPPGVISATEDRYDQTVIDLLDPYVQHFQPFPVGRLDKDTEGLLLITNDGNLAHNLLSPKKHVPKWYYAKIDGVVTEADIEAFAQGVTLDDGYHTKPGELKVLVSGEESEIELMIQEGKFHQVKRMFESVGKTVTYLKRLSMGPLELDEELALGDYRELTKEELTSLLER; this is encoded by the coding sequence ATGCGTTTAGATAAACTATTAGCGAACATGGGCTATGGTTCGCGTAAAGAAGTAAAAGTATTATTAAAACAAAAAGCCGTAACAGTTGACGGTGAAGTGGTTAAGGATTCAGCGATGCATGTTGATCCAGAAAAGCAGAATGTATCTGTGTTCGGTGAACGTGTGGAATACATTGAATTCATTTATGTGATGATGAACAAGCCACCGGGAGTAATTTCGGCGACAGAAGATCGTTATGACCAAACAGTAATTGATTTGTTAGATCCTTATGTACAGCATTTTCAGCCATTCCCTGTTGGACGCTTAGATAAAGATACAGAAGGGCTATTACTGATTACGAACGATGGTAATTTAGCGCATAATTTATTATCTCCGAAAAAGCACGTACCCAAATGGTATTATGCAAAAATAGACGGTGTTGTAACGGAGGCCGATATCGAAGCATTTGCGCAAGGGGTAACACTTGATGATGGCTATCATACAAAGCCGGGTGAGTTGAAAGTATTAGTTTCGGGTGAGGAATCTGAAATTGAACTAATGATTCAAGAAGGAAAGTTCCATCAGGTGAAGCGTATGTTTGAATCCGTTGGTAAAACAGTAACGTATTTAAAACGTCTATCGATGGGGCCACTTGAATTGGATGAAGAGTTAGCGTTAGGTGATTACCGTGAGCTAACGAAAGAAGAATTAACGAGTTTATTAGAGCGTTAA
- a CDS encoding putative polysaccharide biosynthesis protein, whose product MSSLMKGTAILTIGLFLSKLLGLVYIFPFYAIVGEENIGLYNYAYIPYNIMLSIAIAGLPIAVSKFVSKYNALGDYDAGRRLVKTGALFMTLTGIVAFIIMNLLAEPIANIVIADDEQAFSVQQITDVIQWVSYALIVVPFMSLVRGYFQGYGHYLPTSVSQLIEQIVRIVFLLGGAFLVVNVFEGDKITAINVSVFAAFLGALGGLATLFYFWKKLRPEIKAVQVVAPKQHQLPYSEMYKEIFKYSIPVVFVGLGSSLFQLVDMLTFNRAMIAGGEPADVTDTYFTMLNLLTQKIVMIPVVLATGFSMAIIPTVTKFFTEGNLRSVHGAIDKTYQILLFITVPASIGIAILAEDLYHFFFEYSEMGTQVLSHYAPLAILFGLFSVTAAILQGVDYQKWVIFSLLIGLFVKTILNTPLIKLLSVDGAILATAIGYIFTIVINIFVINEVTNYKMKVARRRILLILLLTVFMAIAVSLTHLALTAIAPADTKLMALMYAVICAGIGMVVYGSISYKLGLAQLLLGEKLTKLMRKLRLVK is encoded by the coding sequence ATGTCTTCTTTAATGAAGGGAACGGCGATTTTAACAATCGGTTTGTTTTTATCTAAGCTTTTAGGATTAGTTTATATTTTCCCTTTTTATGCGATTGTTGGTGAAGAAAATATTGGTTTATACAACTATGCCTATATTCCATATAACATTATGTTGAGTATCGCTATTGCAGGGTTACCAATTGCGGTATCAAAATTCGTTTCAAAATATAATGCGCTCGGTGATTATGATGCCGGTCGTCGCTTAGTAAAAACGGGTGCACTTTTCATGACGCTTACAGGGATTGTAGCGTTTATTATCATGAATTTATTGGCAGAGCCTATTGCTAATATTGTAATTGCTGATGACGAGCAAGCATTTAGTGTACAGCAAATTACCGATGTCATTCAATGGGTAAGTTACGCATTGATTGTCGTGCCTTTTATGAGTTTAGTGCGTGGCTATTTCCAAGGATATGGTCATTATTTACCTACATCAGTATCACAGCTTATTGAACAAATTGTGCGTATTGTCTTTTTGCTTGGCGGAGCATTCTTAGTAGTAAATGTTTTTGAAGGAGACAAAATTACTGCGATTAACGTATCGGTATTTGCTGCGTTTCTTGGCGCACTTGGTGGTCTTGCCACACTATTCTATTTTTGGAAGAAGCTTCGTCCGGAAATTAAAGCCGTTCAAGTTGTTGCACCAAAACAACATCAGTTGCCATATTCAGAGATGTATAAGGAAATATTCAAATACTCGATCCCAGTGGTCTTCGTAGGACTTGGGAGCTCGTTATTCCAATTAGTTGATATGTTAACGTTCAACCGTGCAATGATTGCAGGGGGCGAGCCAGCAGATGTAACGGATACATACTTTACGATGCTTAACTTATTAACACAAAAAATTGTGATGATTCCAGTTGTATTAGCGACAGGTTTTTCGATGGCGATTATTCCAACAGTGACAAAGTTTTTCACGGAAGGAAATTTACGCTCTGTACATGGGGCGATTGATAAAACGTACCAAATACTGTTATTTATTACGGTGCCAGCATCAATTGGTATCGCTATTTTAGCGGAGGACTTATATCACTTCTTCTTTGAATATAGTGAAATGGGGACGCAGGTGTTAAGTCATTATGCACCTCTTGCAATTTTATTTGGTTTATTTTCAGTAACGGCAGCGATTTTACAAGGTGTCGATTATCAAAAATGGGTTATCTTTAGCTTATTAATTGGTTTGTTTGTAAAAACGATTTTAAATACACCGCTAATTAAATTACTATCTGTTGATGGTGCAATTTTAGCAACAGCTATTGGTTATATCTTTACGATTGTCATTAATATATTCGTCATTAATGAAGTAACAAATTACAAAATGAAGGTAGCACGTCGCCGAATTTTATTGATATTGTTATTAACAGTTTTCATGGCGATTGCGGTGTCATTAACACATTTGGCACTAACAGCAATTGCCCCAGCCGATACAAAATTAATGGCACTTATGTATGCCGTTATTTGCGCGGGAATAGGTATGGTTGTATACGGTTCAATTTCATACAAGCTTGGTTTAGCTCAATTATTATTAGGTGAAAAATTAACAAAATTGATGCGTAAATTACGTTTAGTTAAATAA